The Burkholderiales bacterium JOSHI_001 genomic sequence GGCCGCCTGCTGCATGGGCGAGAGGTTCTTGTGCACGATGCCGATGCCGCCTTCCTGGGCGATGGCAATCGCCAGGCGGGCCTCGGTGACGGTGTCCATGGCGGCGGACACCAGCGGCAGGTTGAGTTGGATGTTGCGCGACAGGCGCGTGGCCAGTCGGGTGTCGCGCGGCAGAACCTGGGAGAAGGCGGGCACCAACAACACGTCGTCGAAGGTGAGCGCTTTGCCGAGCAGGCGCATGGGAATGGGCTCCAGACGCAAAAGCAGATTATACGGAGGGTGGGTTTGCCCTGCCCTGACGGCCCCGACGCGGTGCTTTGTCACACGGACCGGCACCGGCACCGCAGGCCCGGTCGCTAAACTCGCACTTTCTGCCGTTAACGCTGTCCATGAGCCCCCACCGCGCCTCCCCAGCCCCCGCCGCCGTCCGTCGCTGGGTGCCCGCCGTGCTGGCGCTGGCCGCCTGGTTCGCCAGCGCCCCGGCCCAGGCCCAGTGGGTGTGGAAGGACGCCAACGGCCAGGTGCACGCCAGCGACCTGCCGCCGCCGCGCGACGTGCCCACCGCCAACATCGTCAGCCGGCCGATCGACAACATCGTTCGCCGCGCGGCCAGCCCGGCGCCAGCAGCCGCCGCATCCGGCGCATCCTCCCCGGCCATGGTCGCCACCGACAACAAGCCCCGCGTGGACCCCGAACTGGAAGTCCGGCGCAGGAAGGTCGAACAGGAACAGGCCGCGAAGAAGAAGGCCGAGGACGACAAGCTGGCCAGCCAACGCGCCGACAACTGCCAGCGTGCCCGCAGCGCCCTGGCGTCGCTGGAGTCCGGCGTGCGCATGGTGCGCACCAACGCCAGTGGCGAACGCGAGGTGCTGGACGACAAGGCGCGCAACGAAGAGATTGCCCGCGCCCGCGCGGTGGTGGCGGCCGACTGCCGCTGACAGGCCTGCCGCGGCGGCGGCCCAGGCGGCCGCAAGGCGCTCAGCGCGCGCGCTTCACCCCGTCGCGCTTGTAGCGCTGGCGTCGCGCTTCTTTCGGGTCGACCAGCAGGCCGCGGTACAGCTCCAAGCGGTCACCGTCGCGCAAAGGCGCGTCCAGTGGCCGGGCCTTGCCCCAGATGCCCGGCACCAGGCTGTCAATCAAGCCCGCGTCGTGGCGCAGCGCCAGGCCGCTGGCGCGCAGGGCGTCCTGAACCGTGGCACCCATCGGCAAGGTGAGCGCCGTGCTGTCCAGTTGGTGGGGCGCGGCGGCAAACACCACCTCCACGCGGATGCGGTCGTCAACGCCGGCCATAAACCACCTCGGCCCGCTCGACAAAGCGGTCCACGAAGGTATTCGCGACGCGGTCGAACACCGGACTGACCACGGTTTCCAGCGCCTTGCTGGAAAAGGCGTAGCGCATCTCGAACTCGATGCGGCAGGCCTGGGTTTCAGTGCCCGGCCGGCCGATGGGGATGAAGTCCCAGGTGCCGTCCAGCAGCGAGAAGGGGCCGTCCACCAGCTTCACCAGCACCTGGCGGCCGGGCTGGTGTTCGTTGCGGGTGGTGAAGGCATGGCGCACCCCGGCATAGGCCAGGTGCAGGCGCGCGGTCATGGTGAGTTCCGAGCTTTCCAGCACCTCGGTCTTTTCGCACCAGGGCAGGAACTGCGGGTAGTGCTCCACGCGGGTCACCAGCTCGTACATCTCGGCGGGCGAGTACCACAGCAGGACCGACTTCTTCACATGCTTCATACAATGCCGTCAATTATGTCCGCCCACATCGCCGAGAACCGCCGCGCCCGTTTCGAATACCACATCGAAGAACAACACGAAGCCGGCATTGTGCTGGAGGGCTGGGAAATCAAGGCCATCCGCGAAGGCCAGGTGCAGTTGACCGACGGTTACGTGGTCATCCGCGAGGGCGAGCTCTACCTGATCGGCTGCCGCATCAACCCGCTGCGCCAGGCGTCCACCCACGTGCACCCGGAGGCCGACCGCACCAAGAAGCTGCTGATGAAGAAGGCCGAGATCCGCCGGC encodes the following:
- a CDS encoding hypothetical protein (PFAM: Uncharacterised protein family (UPF0125)) codes for the protein MAGVDDRIRVEVVFAAAPHQLDSTALTLPMGATVQDALRASGLALRHDAGLIDSLVPGIWGKARPLDAPLRDGDRLELYRGLLVDPKEARRQRYKRDGVKRAR
- a CDS encoding oligoketide cyclase/lipid transport protein (PFAM: Polyketide cyclase / dehydrase and lipid transport); amino-acid sequence: MKHVKKSVLLWYSPAEMYELVTRVEHYPQFLPWCEKTEVLESSELTMTARLHLAYAGVRHAFTTRNEHQPGRQVLVKLVDGPFSLLDGTWDFIPIGRPGTETQACRIEFEMRYAFSSKALETVVSPVFDRVANTFVDRFVERAEVVYGRR
- a CDS encoding SsrA-binding protein (PFAM: SmpB protein~TIGRFAM: SsrA-binding protein), with protein sequence MSAHIAENRRARFEYHIEEQHEAGIVLEGWEIKAIREGQVQLTDGYVVIREGELYLIGCRINPLRQASTHVHPEADRTKKLLMKKAEIRRLIGKVEQRGFTMVPLNLHYKGGRVKVDIALAKGKSQHDKRETEKKRDWEREKGQLMRHKVSSGPKD